ATATTGATTATCTTTTCTTGAATTTATACAGGTATCTTAAGGATAAGGATAATTTAGTTATACCTAGAAATGAGATGTATCTTCTGAACCATAGGTGGTTGCTTGCCGAGAAAAAAAGAATAGAGGTAGGTATAAAGGAGGGAAACTTGACTCTGGTTAAGAACTCCTATGATAAGATATTTCAAAACTTGTCAAGGTTGAGAGAATATGGGGAGAGGAGTAGGTTTATAGGTTTTAATGTTGTGGCTTTTAATATAACTTCGCTTTCAGAGGAGATTTCTAACAACTTGATGGTTTTAGTAATTGTATTTTTGTCTGTATATGTTTTGAGTGTTATTATAATTTTTGTTGTCTCAAGGGTTTATGTTGAGAATATTAAGAAATTGGAGAGTTGGGGTATAGAGGTAAGTAAGGGTAATTTATCTGCGAAAGTAGAGGTGAAATCTAATGATGAGATAGGAAGATTGTCGGATGTGTTTAATTACATGCTGGATGAGATAGTCTCAAGGTATCATTTAGAGAAATTTGTTTCTAAGAGCACTGTTAGTATGATAAAGGATAAGAGAGACAAGACAATTTCTTTAGGCAAGGTAGGAAGAAAGAATTTGGCATTTCTGTTTAGTGATGTTAGGGGGTTTACTTCGTTTTCGGAGAAGAATGATCCAGAAGTTGTCGTTGAGGTTTTAAACACTTACTTAGATATTCAGGCGAGAATAATAAAAAAATACAAAGGAGATATTGATGATTTTGTAGGTGATCAAATAATGGCGCATTTCAGTGGTGAGAAAAGAGCAGATACTGCTGTAAAAGTTGCGATAGAGATAGTTAATTCTATAAAGAAGTTGAACGAAGAAAGACAGAAAGAAGGTTTGCCTACTTTTGAGGTAGGTGTTGGTATTCATATAGGTGATGTTGTTGTTGGTAATGTTGGCTCTGAATTTAGGATGGACTTCGCCTGTGTAGGTGATGCTGTTAATACTTGTTCTAGGTTGTGTTCTGTTGCAAAACCGATGGAAATAATTGCATCAAAAGATATAATTGAAAAATCTAGCAAAAACTTCAACTATCAGAAGATACCTCCTATACCATTGAAAGGAAAAGAGTATCCATATGAAGTGTATAGTGTGATACCATAGATTACAAACTTGATTTTCATAGGAATTTTTGTATTTTGTTTTTAAGTATTTGATAGAGACTTTGAATGTAATGTTGTTATTCAGATTTTGAGTAAATTTGACTTTGTTTTTATTCTGGTGTTATAATTTACTCCACTATGCCCAAAAAAGAAGTAAAAGCTGTTGTAAAACTTCAGATACCCTCAGGTGAAGCAACTCCTGCACCACCGGTAGGTCCTGCTCTTGGACAGCACGGTGTGCCAATAATGGATTTTGTGAAGAAGTTTAACGAGGCTACCGCATCACAGAAAGGTCTTATTGTTCCAGTAGTCATAACTGTTTATACTGACAGAACTTATGAATTCGTTGTGAAAACACCTCCAACTTCAGTTCTGATAAAGAAAGAGTTAGGAATAGATAAAGGTTCCTCTTCTCCTAACCTTCAAAAGGTTGGAAGGTTGACAAAGGACCAGGTTAGGAAGATAGCACAGATAAAACTTCCTGACACTAATGCTGATAGTATTGAAGCAGTTGAAAGAATGGTTATAGGGACTGCCAGGAATATGGGCGTAGAGGTTGAGGAATAGGGGGACAGTATGAGTAATAGAAGCAAGAGATATACAAGTATTGTCTCTTTGGTTGATAAAGAGAAGTCATATGCTCTTGATGAAGCTCTTGATGTTGTTATTAAGTCTGCGAATGCGAAGTTTGATGAAAGCATTGATGTTGCGATCAAAACTGGTATAAAACAAGGACAGTCTGTCAGAGGCAGTGTCTCTCTACCGCATGGGACTGGTAGGCAAGTTAAGGTTTTGGTTTTTGCTAAAGGAGATAAAGCAAAGGAAGCTAGAGAGGCTGGTGCAGATTATGTTGGTGCTGAGGATTTGATAGATAAAATTCTGAAAGAGCAGTGGGTAGATTACGACGTTGTGATTGCTACTCCTGATATTATGAAAGATGTTTCTAAACTAGGTCCTATTCTTGGAAGAAAAAAACTTATGCCCAATCCGAAAGTTGGAACAGTTACATTTGATATTGCTAAAGCAGTTCAGGAATTTAAAAAAGGAAAGCTTGAGTTTAGGACTGACAAGACAGGGAATATCCATGTCTCTGTCGGAAAAAAGAGTATGGGGAAAGATAAGTTGAGAGATAATATTCTTGTATTAGTTAGGGAAGTTGTTAAAGCAAGACCTTCTGATTACAAAGGTGAGTTTGTAAAAAACATAAGTATCTCTTCAACTATGGGCCCTGGGGTTAAGGTAAATAGAACTCAAGTTATACAAGAAGCAAATAAAGTGAGTGTCTAGTGGAGGTATCTATGCCAAGTAAAAGGAATATCCAAATCTACGAGGATATAAAGAAGCTTCATACCAAATATGGAGGAAACTTAATTTTTGTTGATTTCACTGGTATGACTGTTGAGTCTGTAAATAACTTGAGAAGAGAGATAAAAAAAATAGGGGCATTCTACAAGGTTGTTAAGAATACGATCGCTTATAAGTATTTTAAGACCGATGTAGGTCTTGAGATACAGTTTGTTGGTGTGAATGGTATTGTTTTTTCAAATGATACATCTTTCTTTGAGGTTCTAAAGTACTTAGTTAAACTTGAGAAAGATAATCCGTTGAGGATAAAGAGTTCAATCTTTGAAGGGGTTTTCTACAACAGAGACCAGACTATAGAGATGTCAAAACTACCTTCAAAGAAGGAACTTATCGGGTATGTGTTGGGTGCTGTGAATGGTGGTGTATCTTCTTTCGTATATACATTGAATAATGTTATACAAAGTTTTGTCCTCGTCCTCAAAGGTATTGAGGAGAAGAAATAATTCTTTAGGAGGTATGTTTATGGCGACAAAGTTGTCAGTTCAAGATTTGGTTGATGTGATATCAAATATGACTGTTATGGAGTTAGTTGAGCTTAGGAAAGCACTTGAAGAGAAGTTTGGCGTGAGTGCTGCGATGCCTGTTGTTTCTGCTGTTGGTGTTGCTCCTGCTGGTCAAGCTGCCGCTGCTGCTGAACCAGAAGAAAAGACAAATTTTGACATTTATATAAAAGAAGTTGGAGATGCTAAACTTCAGGTTATTAAGGTTGTTAAGGATATTACAGGTCTTAGCCTTAAGGATGCAAAAGATATAGTTGAGAGTGGTGGGCAGAAACCAGTTAAGCAGGGTGTTCCAAAGGATGAAGCAGAGAAGATTAAGAAGTCCATTGAAGAAGCTGGTGCTGTTGTTGAACTTAAGTAGTAAGAGGACTAGTGTCCTCATCCCTCTATAAAGTTCTTTCATGATGTTATGTTTTTTGCCAACATATTTGTCTTCTTTTATCCTTGTTAGAGGTGTAGTATGAAATTTCAAAAAAAGTATTTTGGTAAAGTTAAGTTTAATTATGATGTCCCCTATTTGCTTGACCTTCAGAAGAAATCATACGAGTCATTTCTTCAGATGGATGTGAAGCATGAAAAGAGAGAGAACAAAGGTTTAGCAAAGTTATTCAGAAGTTTCTTCCCCGTTAGAGTTGGTGAGGTTGAGTTTGATGTGGTCTCTTATTCAATAGAAAAACCGTTTCATACTCCTAATGATTGTATAAAGAGGAACTTAACATACTCTGCACCGGTAAGAGTTACCTTTAGAATATCAAATAGTAGAACAAAAGAAGTGATAGAAAAGAAGAATGTGTATATTGGTGATATTCCTTTGATGACAGATAGAGCTACTTTTATCATAAACGGTGTTGAGAGAGTTATTGTTAGTCAGATTATAAAATCATCTGGTATCATCTTCAGTAATAGAAAAGGAGAGTTATCTTGTAAGATTGTTCCCGAGAAAGGAATGTGGCTTGAGTTTGGTATATCCTTGAGAAAGGAACTTATGTATTTTAGCATAGATAACAAGAAAAAGATGCTACTTACCTATTTCCTAAGGGCCATTGGAATGAACACTGAAGATATTATAAAGAACTTTTTTGAATATGAGGTTATTGATCTTTCAAAGGGTATTCCTCATAATGTTAAGTCCTTTTACTTGTATGAGGATGTAAAGGATGATGATGGTAATGTAATATTTCTTGCTGGTAGTAAGGTCTCAACATCTGCTAAATCACAAGTTCAGGTCAAAGAAAACTATGTTATAGATTCAGAGACTTTCTTGAAAACTATATCTACCTTGAGTAATAGGAAGATTAAGATAATTTCAGAAGAGAGTATAAAGAGTACTCAGCCATTTTTCAATACCTTCAGAAGAGAACTTGAAACTATCGCTGAATATACATCAGATAATGATGTTGTTAGTTACACAAGGGAAGAAAAACTATTAGAGAGAGCTATAAAGAAAATAGCTGACCAGGTAAGGTCAATCTCTTACTTGAGCAACCCAACAAGAGATAATATACTGAAGGAGATACAGAGACAATTGTATGATGTTAGAAATTTTGACCTAGGTGAGGTTGGTAGATATAAACTTGTTCTCAGGCTATACAAGGATGTTCCTGAGAGTAAGAAGCAATCTCTCAAGAAATCTTTGAACCTTCTACAAGAAGATATAGTTAGAGCAATTAAAACGCTACTTCAGATATACTCAAGCAATGAAATAGTTGATGACATAGACCATCTCAGTAACAGAAGGATTAAAGCAGTAGGTGAGCTTGTCTATCAGCAACTTCTGCCAACATTTGCCAAACTTCAAAAGATAGTAGAAGATAAGCTAAGTGCGGATGACAGAGGAGACAGTGCTATACAATCAATTATAATGTCTAAACCTTTCAGTTCTGCGTTAAATGAGTTTTTTGGAACCAATCAGCTATCGCACTTTATGGATCAGATAAATCCTCTGTCAGAGCTAACGAATAAGAGAAGGGTATCCGCTTTGGGACCTGGAGGTTTCACAAGGGAACGAGCAGGTTTTGAAGTTAGAGATATACACTATTCACACTACGGTAGATTATGTCCGATTGAGACGCCTGAAGGACAGAACATAGGTTTGATACTTTCGCTTGCAACCTATGCAAAAGTCAATGAGTATGGCTTTATTGAGACACCGTATAGGGTCGTTTCAGATGGTAAGGTTACAGAAGAGGTTAGATATGTTAATCCTATAGATGAGGAGGATTATTATATATGTCAATCTACTGAACCTATTGATGACGAAGGTTTTCTTGCGAATAATGAAGTTCAAGTTAGATACAGAGGTAA
This window of the Spirochaetota bacterium genome carries:
- the rplA gene encoding 50S ribosomal protein L1 — encoded protein: MSNRSKRYTSIVSLVDKEKSYALDEALDVVIKSANAKFDESIDVAIKTGIKQGQSVRGSVSLPHGTGRQVKVLVFAKGDKAKEAREAGADYVGAEDLIDKILKEQWVDYDVVIATPDIMKDVSKLGPILGRKKLMPNPKVGTVTFDIAKAVQEFKKGKLEFRTDKTGNIHVSVGKKSMGKDKLRDNILVLVREVVKARPSDYKGEFVKNISISSTMGPGVKVNRTQVIQEANKVSV
- the rplK gene encoding 50S ribosomal protein L11; the encoded protein is MPKKEVKAVVKLQIPSGEATPAPPVGPALGQHGVPIMDFVKKFNEATASQKGLIVPVVITVYTDRTYEFVVKTPPTSVLIKKELGIDKGSSSPNLQKVGRLTKDQVRKIAQIKLPDTNADSIEAVERMVIGTARNMGVEVEE
- the rplL gene encoding 50S ribosomal protein L7/L12; this translates as MATKLSVQDLVDVISNMTVMELVELRKALEEKFGVSAAMPVVSAVGVAPAGQAAAAAEPEEKTNFDIYIKEVGDAKLQVIKVVKDITGLSLKDAKDIVESGGQKPVKQGVPKDEAEKIKKSIEEAGAVVELK
- the rpoB gene encoding DNA-directed RNA polymerase subunit beta, producing the protein MKFQKKYFGKVKFNYDVPYLLDLQKKSYESFLQMDVKHEKRENKGLAKLFRSFFPVRVGEVEFDVVSYSIEKPFHTPNDCIKRNLTYSAPVRVTFRISNSRTKEVIEKKNVYIGDIPLMTDRATFIINGVERVIVSQIIKSSGIIFSNRKGELSCKIVPEKGMWLEFGISLRKELMYFSIDNKKKMLLTYFLRAIGMNTEDIIKNFFEYEVIDLSKGIPHNVKSFYLYEDVKDDDGNVIFLAGSKVSTSAKSQVQVKENYVIDSETFLKTISTLSNRKIKIISEESIKSTQPFFNTFRRELETIAEYTSDNDVVSYTREEKLLERAIKKIADQVRSISYLSNPTRDNILKEIQRQLYDVRNFDLGEVGRYKLVLRLYKDVPESKKQSLKKSLNLLQEDIVRAIKTLLQIYSSNEIVDDIDHLSNRRIKAVGELVYQQLLPTFAKLQKIVEDKLSADDRGDSAIQSIIMSKPFSSALNEFFGTNQLSHFMDQINPLSELTNKRRVSALGPGGFTRERAGFEVRDIHYSHYGRLCPIETPEGQNIGLILSLATYAKVNEYGFIETPYRVVSDGKVTEEVRYVNPIDEEDYYICQSTEPIDDEGFLANNEVQVRYRGKFLKVPREKVQLMDVSPKQLFSVSTSLIPFLEHDDANRALMGSNMQRQAVPLIKPQAPIVGTTMEEVVAKQVGYGVVAEKSGVVKKVSSTYIVVQNDDGTEKRYDLMKFYSTNNNTCYNQRPIVNKGQKVERGQVIADGPAMDNGELALGTNLLIAYMPWYGYNYEDAITISERLVKEDLLTSIHIYDYEVAVRSTKFGDEEITREIPGVSEDKLLHLDEEGIVRIGSHLKSGDIIVGKITPKSEEVDSPEFKLIKVIFGEKSREVKDSSLRVPHGEGGIVIGVDRFSKKNKDELPIGVKELVKVYIAQKRKIKVGDKLSGRHGNKGVIAKIAPIEDMPMLPDGTPVDIVLNPLGVPSRMNLGQLFETMLGWAGIKLGYQYRIPVFEGPSYEEVKEELRKAGLPETSKVRLRDGRTGEYFESEVMVGYHYIMKLVHMVDDKIHARSIGPYALITQQPLGGKAQFGGQRLGEMEVWALEAYGASTLLHEMLTVKSDDIEGRVKAYDGITKGKYVSQYNIPESFKVLVNEMRGLLLDLEVFDRDGNYVYIFPKDRHVHATKNKRS
- a CDS encoding HAMP domain-containing protein encodes the protein MNILLKVKIEVFKNFWNRFGIFRRKRNETIRRVLFGVRFRLIFGFSLIFFVFMLILLVITYFYQYNLLLSEKVRSVNNLSKVVGGVFEILLEKSLDSSSLEIESQKRFVESNIENFVNLNEDVLEVVLTDRKGKRVFSRGKKVVSKRILDTISRDNREQIISITVTNAQKSFEKGIYDCRVISLPIQQTSGLLVSVNEDFDRYVKKMYEVGAGTSQRERVYELLRDKYKEFLNEKDKVLSNDIDYLFLNLYRYLKDKDNLVIPRNEMYLLNHRWLLAEKKRIEVGIKEGNLTLVKNSYDKIFQNLSRLREYGERSRFIGFNVVAFNITSLSEEISNNLMVLVIVFLSVYVLSVIIIFVVSRVYVENIKKLESWGIEVSKGNLSAKVEVKSNDEIGRLSDVFNYMLDEIVSRYHLEKFVSKSTVSMIKDKRDKTISLGKVGRKNLAFLFSDVRGFTSFSEKNDPEVVVEVLNTYLDIQARIIKKYKGDIDDFVGDQIMAHFSGEKRADTAVKVAIEIVNSIKKLNEERQKEGLPTFEVGVGIHIGDVVVGNVGSEFRMDFACVGDAVNTCSRLCSVAKPMEIIASKDIIEKSSKNFNYQKIPPIPLKGKEYPYEVYSVIP
- the rplJ gene encoding 50S ribosomal protein L10; the encoded protein is MPSKRNIQIYEDIKKLHTKYGGNLIFVDFTGMTVESVNNLRREIKKIGAFYKVVKNTIAYKYFKTDVGLEIQFVGVNGIVFSNDTSFFEVLKYLVKLEKDNPLRIKSSIFEGVFYNRDQTIEMSKLPSKKELIGYVLGAVNGGVSSFVYTLNNVIQSFVLVLKGIEEKK